In Panthera leo isolate Ple1 chromosome B3, P.leo_Ple1_pat1.1, whole genome shotgun sequence, a single genomic region encodes these proteins:
- the LOC122222299 gene encoding uncharacterized protein LOC122222299 isoform X1: MLLPSLLRIVTASICLGASMAQKVTQAQPAISMPEKEAVTLDCVYEASGYTYYLFWYKQPPSGEMILLIYQESYSEQNATEGRYSLNFQKPDRSISLTITGLQLRDSAVYFCALRDTTVMRHLWEPHKNLRSQASPSYGHQGERRCGRKKRGAVPEAVGVFRWMLHSKENAISLAQRTYQTVSFIKSIFIFNSLPRSRHFTKDFFKWFVMITLKQKTQNLNGFPVLTCSAKVASACSVKAQICPGVKGTLRKLPLKDLVSSRD, from the exons ATGCTGCTCCCCAGCCTGCTGAGAATAGTCACAGCCTCCATCTGCCTTG GAGCCAGCATGGCACAGAAGGTAACTCAAGCCCAACCTGCAATTTCTATGCCAGAGAAGGAGGCTGTGACCTTGGATTGTGTATATGAAGCCAGTGGTTATACTTATTATCTATTCTGGTACAAACAACCACCAAGTGGGGAAATGATTCTCCTTATTTATCAGGAGTCCTACAGTGAGCAGAATGCAACAGAGGGGCGGTATTCTCTGAACTTCCAGAAACCAGACAGATCCATCAGCCTCACCATCACAGGATTACAACTCAGGGACTCAGCAGTGTATTTCTGTGCTCTGAGAGACACCACAGTGATGCGGCACCTGTGGGAGCCCCACAAAAACCTCAGATCTCAAGCATCCCCCAGCTATGGACACCAGGGAGAGCGGCGGTGTGGAAGGAAGAAGCGGGGGGCTGTGCCTGAGGCAGTGGGGGTTTTCAGGTGGATGCTTCACTCTAAGGAAAATGCTATTTCTCTGGCTCAGAGAACATATCAAACAGTGTCATTCATCAAAAGCATCTTTATCTTCAATTCTTTACCTCGCAgtagacatttcacaaaagatttttttaagtggtttgtGATGATTACATTAAAGCAGAAGACCCAAAATCTAAACGGCTTCCCTGTGTTGACCTGTAGTGCCAAAGTTGCTTCAGCCTGTAGCGTCAAAGCCCAGATCTGTCCTGGTGTCAAAGGGACTCTTAGGAAGCTTCCTTTGAAGGATTTAGTATCTTCCAGAGACTGA
- the LOC122222299 gene encoding uncharacterized protein LOC122222299 isoform X2 translates to MAQKVTQAQPAISMPEKEAVTLDCVYEASGYTYYLFWYKQPPSGEMILLIYQESYSEQNATEGRYSLNFQKPDRSISLTITGLQLRDSAVYFCALRDTTVMRHLWEPHKNLRSQASPSYGHQGERRCGRKKRGAVPEAVGVFRWMLHSKENAISLAQRTYQTVSFIKSIFIFNSLPRSRHFTKDFFKWFVMITLKQKTQNLNGFPVLTCSAKVASACSVKAQICPGVKGTLRKLPLKDLVSSRD, encoded by the coding sequence ATGGCACAGAAGGTAACTCAAGCCCAACCTGCAATTTCTATGCCAGAGAAGGAGGCTGTGACCTTGGATTGTGTATATGAAGCCAGTGGTTATACTTATTATCTATTCTGGTACAAACAACCACCAAGTGGGGAAATGATTCTCCTTATTTATCAGGAGTCCTACAGTGAGCAGAATGCAACAGAGGGGCGGTATTCTCTGAACTTCCAGAAACCAGACAGATCCATCAGCCTCACCATCACAGGATTACAACTCAGGGACTCAGCAGTGTATTTCTGTGCTCTGAGAGACACCACAGTGATGCGGCACCTGTGGGAGCCCCACAAAAACCTCAGATCTCAAGCATCCCCCAGCTATGGACACCAGGGAGAGCGGCGGTGTGGAAGGAAGAAGCGGGGGGCTGTGCCTGAGGCAGTGGGGGTTTTCAGGTGGATGCTTCACTCTAAGGAAAATGCTATTTCTCTGGCTCAGAGAACATATCAAACAGTGTCATTCATCAAAAGCATCTTTATCTTCAATTCTTTACCTCGCAgtagacatttcacaaaagatttttttaagtggtttgtGATGATTACATTAAAGCAGAAGACCCAAAATCTAAACGGCTTCCCTGTGTTGACCTGTAGTGCCAAAGTTGCTTCAGCCTGTAGCGTCAAAGCCCAGATCTGTCCTGGTGTCAAAGGGACTCTTAGGAAGCTTCCTTTGAAGGATTTAGTATCTTCCAGAGACTGA